Within Methanoculleus horonobensis, the genomic segment GCACGACATACGAGAACGATCATCTGCGGGGGGTCTTCTACGTGAACGGCTACAGGGCCTGCATCATCCAGACCTTAAACGGCTATCTCCTCATCCCGTCGCACCATTACGGGGTAAAGACCCTCGGCGGCGAGGGATGCCGCACCTCCTTCTGGGGCCCGGGCGAGGAGATGACGGCGGATCTCACCGACGGAACCTTCTACCCGGGCGCAGAGGTCACTCTGGAGGTCGTGGACAAACGTAGCGGAAGGGTGATCTCGAAGCATACGGTCAGGGCATGAGGGAGGCAATCGCAAAGACCATGTTTTTGTACCGGAACGCTTCTAAAGACTGTTATGTTCAGATCAATTCTCGTGGCGGTCGACGGTTCGGAGATCGGGCACCGGGCGCTCGGAGAGGCCCTGGCCGTCTGCAGCGCCATGGGGGCATCCATGCATGCCGTACACGTCGTCCAGACCGCCACATATCCCTCGCTGACCCTGAACGAACTCGAACCTCCCGCTATCGCCCAGCAGGCGCTTCTCGATGCGCTCGACCGGGAGGGCGACGAGATCCTCGCCGACGTTGGAGAGAAGGCAGCCGCCGCCGGTGTCG encodes:
- a CDS encoding type IV pilin gives rise to the protein MVAVTVILAAIVLIWLLSFFPAGSGVEPEPSIIITEISHVSAGTGTLTYASRVTLKNNSSTTYENDHLRGVFYVNGYRACIIQTLNGYLLIPSHHYGVKTLGGEGCRTSFWGPGEEMTADLTDGTFYPGAEVTLEVVDKRSGRVISKHTVRA
- a CDS encoding universal stress protein; the protein is MFRSILVAVDGSEIGHRALGEALAVCSAMGASMHAVHVVQTATYPSLTLNELEPPAIAQQALLDALDREGDEILADVGEKAAAAGVALTIYKRWGHPGAEITALARELGADLTVVGSHGKGRLGRFFLGSTSSYVVDHAASTVMVVRGEPDAS